In one window of Pseudoalteromonas espejiana DSM 9414 DNA:
- the pspB gene encoding envelope stress response membrane protein PspB: MFDPEILVAPFILFMIFVAPLWLILHYRSKKQVSQGLSEHEHRQLLELAQKAEKMADRVETLEALLDQESPQWRRKV, encoded by the coding sequence ATGTTTGATCCAGAGATACTAGTTGCACCATTTATCTTGTTTATGATTTTTGTTGCGCCACTGTGGTTAATTTTACACTACCGTAGCAAAAAACAAGTAAGCCAAGGTTTAAGTGAGCATGAACACCGCCAATTACTTGAGCTTGCTCAAAAAGCCGAAAAAATGGCTGACCGAGTAGAGACCCTTGAAGCATTACTTGATCAAGAGTCACCACAATGGAGACGCAAAGTATGA
- the dapD gene encoding 2,3,4,5-tetrahydropyridine-2,6-dicarboxylate N-succinyltransferase produces MSDLKTMIENAWDNRDSISPSTVSSDVKQAIIDALELLDSGAARVAEKISGEWVVHQWLKKAVLLSFRIRDNQPMNDGVNQFYDKVPLKFSDYTPEQFQQGGMRVVPNAVARKGSFVGKNVVLMPSYVNIGAYVDEGTMVDTWATVGSCAQIGKNVHLSGGVGIGGVLEPLQANPTIIEDNCFIGARSEIVEGVVVEEGAVISMGVYISQSTRIYDRETGEIHYGRVPAGAVVVPGALPSKDGTHSLYAAIIVKKVDQQTREKVGINALLRSIDD; encoded by the coding sequence ATGTCAGATTTAAAAACCATGATAGAAAACGCGTGGGACAACCGCGACAGCATAAGCCCAAGCACCGTATCTAGCGATGTTAAACAAGCTATTATCGACGCACTAGAGTTACTTGATAGCGGCGCTGCCCGCGTTGCAGAAAAAATATCAGGCGAATGGGTTGTACACCAATGGCTTAAAAAAGCCGTATTACTGTCGTTTCGTATTCGCGACAACCAACCAATGAACGACGGCGTAAATCAATTTTACGACAAAGTACCGCTTAAATTTAGCGACTACACGCCGGAGCAATTTCAGCAAGGCGGTATGCGCGTAGTACCAAACGCAGTAGCGCGTAAAGGCAGCTTTGTAGGTAAAAACGTTGTACTTATGCCATCGTACGTAAACATTGGCGCATACGTTGACGAAGGCACTATGGTTGATACATGGGCCACTGTAGGCTCGTGTGCACAAATTGGTAAGAACGTACACTTATCTGGCGGCGTTGGCATAGGCGGCGTTTTAGAGCCTCTTCAAGCTAACCCAACCATCATTGAAGACAACTGCTTTATTGGCGCACGTTCTGAAATTGTTGAAGGCGTAGTAGTAGAAGAAGGCGCTGTAATTTCAATGGGCGTTTACATCAGCCAAAGCACCCGTATTTACGACCGTGAAACCGGCGAAATTCACTACGGCCGCGTACCAGCAGGCGCAGTAGTAGTGCCAGGTGCACTACCATCAAAAGATGGCACCCACAGCCTATACGCTGCAATTATCGTTAAAAAAGTAGATCAACAAACACGTGAAAAAGTAGGCATCAACGCCCTACTTCGCTCAATTGATGATTAA
- a CDS encoding 4a-hydroxytetrahydrobiopterin dehydratase, whose translation MSSLSEQTCEACHVDAPKVSDEELAQLITKIPDWVPEVRDGIMQLERVYKFKNFKQAIAFTNKVGDMAEDEGHHPGLLTEWGKVTVTWWSHSIKGLHKNDFICAAKTDDVFNAL comes from the coding sequence ATGTCTTCATTAAGTGAACAAACATGCGAAGCTTGCCACGTAGATGCACCTAAAGTATCTGACGAAGAGCTTGCACAATTAATTACTAAAATCCCAGACTGGGTACCAGAAGTACGCGACGGCATTATGCAGCTTGAACGTGTTTATAAATTTAAAAACTTTAAACAAGCAATCGCATTTACTAACAAAGTGGGCGACATGGCAGAAGATGAAGGCCATCACCCAGGTTTATTAACCGAGTGGGGCAAAGTAACGGTTACATGGTGGAGCCATTCAATTAAAGGCCTACACAAAAACGACTTTATTTGCGCAGCTAAAACAGACGATGTATTTAACGCGCTTTAA
- the pspF gene encoding phage shock protein operon transcriptional activator, with translation MSQYRQQDNLLGQSDSFLAVLDQVSQLANLDKPVLIIGERGTGKELIAARLHFLSKRWDQNYVKLNCAALNENLLESELFGHESGAFTGASKRHEGRFERANSGTLFLDELANTSAMVQEKLLRVIEYGEFERVGGKQTVKVDTRLVCATNEDLPHLAEQGEFRSDLLDRLAFDVITLPPLRERQDDIMLLAEQFAMNMARDLEWGLFSGFTRSATETLLSYDWPGNIRELKNVVERSLYRHGSEHIPVHQIILDPFESRFRPKARIKAPVAAPVVTTEPIAVAPPVTTLSNEVNATIEFPCSLKERSNEFEINMINKALEHSQFNQKKTAEVLGLTYHQLRGYLKKYNLLEDK, from the coding sequence ATGAGCCAATATCGCCAACAGGATAATTTACTCGGCCAATCTGATAGCTTTTTAGCTGTACTTGATCAGGTATCGCAGTTAGCTAATTTAGATAAACCAGTATTAATTATTGGTGAGCGAGGAACAGGTAAAGAGCTTATAGCAGCACGCTTACACTTTTTATCAAAACGTTGGGATCAAAACTACGTAAAACTTAACTGTGCGGCTCTTAACGAAAACCTGCTCGAAAGCGAATTATTTGGTCATGAAAGCGGCGCGTTTACCGGTGCAAGTAAGCGCCATGAAGGCCGGTTTGAACGCGCCAACAGCGGCACCTTATTTTTAGATGAGCTGGCAAACACCTCAGCCATGGTACAAGAAAAGCTTTTAAGAGTTATAGAATACGGCGAATTTGAACGTGTAGGCGGTAAACAAACCGTAAAAGTAGATACCCGTTTAGTGTGCGCCACCAATGAAGATTTACCGCACCTTGCTGAGCAAGGCGAATTTAGAAGTGACTTACTTGACCGTTTAGCCTTTGATGTAATTACTCTGCCGCCACTGCGCGAACGCCAAGACGATATTATGCTACTTGCAGAGCAATTTGCGATGAACATGGCCCGCGACTTAGAGTGGGGGTTATTTAGTGGTTTTACCCGCAGCGCCACCGAAACCCTGCTTAGTTATGATTGGCCGGGTAATATACGCGAACTTAAAAATGTAGTGGAGCGTAGCTTATACCGCCATGGCAGTGAACATATTCCCGTTCACCAGATTATTTTAGACCCATTTGAAAGCCGCTTTAGACCAAAAGCGCGTATAAAAGCACCTGTTGCTGCGCCTGTAGTGACTACAGAGCCTATCGCCGTTGCACCACCGGTCACGACTTTAAGTAATGAGGTTAACGCTACTATAGAGTTTCCGTGTAGTTTAAAAGAGCGTTCAAACGAGTTTGAAATAAATATGATCAACAAAGCACTCGAACATAGCCAATTTAATCAAAAGAAAACTGCAGAAGTATTAGGTTTAACGTATCATCAATTACGTGGTTATCTTAAAAAATACAATTTATTAGAAGATAAATAG
- the megL gene encoding methionine gamma-lyase, with the protein MSKHHINTQCIHGPQKANDPHGALTSPLYQTSTFHFENAAQGAARFAGEEPGYIYTRLGNPTTTELEQKVAQLEGCEAAAATATGMGAVSASVLSFLSQGDHLVASSALYGCTFAFFAHMLPRWGIEVTFVDMTNESELRAAIKPNSKMIFVETPINPTMAVIDLALIGAVAKQHNLISVVDNTFLTPLLQSPKQYDIDIIMHSATKYLNGHGDVVAGLVCGTQEHITLIKMTVLKDIGATISPHDAWLINRGLKTLAIRMERHCQSAQTVAEYLEAHPQVNIVYYPGLKSHPGNKYIGNQMKAAGGVIAFEIKGTLAQGAQFIDSMKLCTLAVSLGDAETLIQHPASMTHSPYTPEERAAAGISDGLIRLSVGLEDVNDIIDDLNQAFTLIY; encoded by the coding sequence ATGAGCAAGCATCATATTAATACCCAATGTATCCATGGCCCACAAAAAGCAAACGATCCGCACGGCGCACTCACGTCGCCTTTGTATCAAACCTCTACATTTCATTTTGAAAACGCCGCACAAGGCGCCGCACGTTTTGCAGGCGAAGAGCCAGGTTATATTTACACCCGGCTAGGTAATCCAACCACCACCGAACTTGAGCAAAAAGTAGCACAGTTAGAAGGTTGCGAAGCTGCAGCAGCCACCGCCACAGGTATGGGCGCTGTTTCGGCATCGGTATTGAGCTTTTTATCGCAAGGCGATCACCTTGTGGCATCAAGCGCGTTATACGGTTGTACGTTCGCGTTTTTTGCACACATGTTGCCGCGCTGGGGAATTGAAGTCACTTTTGTTGATATGACCAATGAGAGTGAACTGCGCGCAGCCATTAAACCTAATTCAAAAATGATTTTTGTCGAAACCCCGATAAATCCGACAATGGCTGTTATCGATTTAGCCTTAATTGGCGCAGTGGCTAAACAACACAATTTAATTAGTGTGGTCGACAACACCTTTTTAACGCCACTGCTGCAATCACCTAAGCAGTACGATATAGATATTATTATGCACAGCGCCACTAAATACTTAAACGGCCATGGTGATGTAGTAGCAGGGCTTGTATGTGGAACGCAGGAGCACATTACTCTAATAAAAATGACGGTACTTAAAGATATTGGTGCAACCATAAGCCCGCACGATGCTTGGCTAATAAACCGCGGCTTAAAAACCTTAGCTATACGCATGGAGCGTCACTGCCAAAGCGCACAAACAGTAGCCGAATACTTAGAGGCGCATCCACAAGTTAATATTGTTTATTACCCAGGGCTTAAATCGCACCCAGGTAATAAATACATAGGCAATCAAATGAAAGCTGCAGGTGGCGTTATTGCATTTGAAATTAAAGGCACCCTTGCTCAAGGAGCGCAGTTTATAGATAGCATGAAGCTTTGCACACTCGCTGTAAGTTTAGGCGATGCCGAAACGCTCATTCAGCATCCCGCATCAATGACGCACTCACCTTACACACCCGAGGAGCGAGCAGCCGCAGGCATAAGCGACGGCCTAATTAGACTCTCTGTTGGGCTTGAGGATGTTAACGATATTATTGACGACTTAAATCAAGCTTTTACATTGATTTATTAA
- a CDS encoding YcjF family protein has protein sequence MNDTHQTFQSGRRINTQADEAVEPKLAPAKIVAQGQSEYIEEPDDELIEDEIDLEPVYKKSKWQTLKGVFVVSFLVLVLLEFAYSLVFAFQQSVILGGVYLTAVVSGVLLIGRILWREYRMLRSLKRNQLHRHEADRLLNSEQVGGALPWLEKLNKHQQLDNFEAFKNQVATHHSDKEIMTLYANSLLITQDTHAKKLINRFATESALLVALSPLALVDMMAVLWRGTKLIEQIGKIYGIGFGYASRIKLYRMLIKQVIFVGSAELVSDLAATALSAELLGKLSGRAAQGVSAGIFTARIGYKAMELSRPLPRLENKRSLLKGTVQSIASKIMSRKKGEPTQ, from the coding sequence ATGAACGATACACACCAAACATTTCAATCGGGCAGGCGTATTAATACCCAAGCCGATGAGGCGGTTGAGCCTAAACTTGCCCCTGCAAAAATAGTTGCTCAAGGTCAAAGTGAATACATTGAAGAGCCTGATGATGAGCTTATTGAAGATGAAATAGACTTAGAGCCGGTATATAAAAAGTCAAAATGGCAAACGCTTAAAGGTGTGTTTGTTGTGAGCTTTTTAGTACTGGTGCTACTTGAGTTTGCTTATTCGTTAGTATTTGCATTTCAGCAGTCAGTTATTTTAGGCGGCGTATATTTAACGGCCGTGGTAAGTGGTGTGCTATTAATTGGGCGCATTCTTTGGCGCGAATATAGAATGCTGCGCAGTTTAAAGCGCAATCAGTTACACCGTCATGAAGCCGACAGGCTTTTAAATAGCGAGCAAGTAGGCGGCGCATTGCCGTGGCTTGAAAAACTAAATAAGCACCAGCAGCTCGACAACTTCGAAGCGTTTAAAAACCAAGTGGCTACCCACCACAGCGATAAAGAAATAATGACCCTTTACGCGAATAGCTTACTTATAACCCAAGACACCCACGCTAAAAAGTTAATAAATCGCTTTGCGACAGAGTCTGCATTGCTCGTTGCCCTAAGCCCGCTGGCGCTGGTGGATATGATGGCAGTGCTTTGGCGTGGTACTAAGTTAATTGAGCAAATTGGTAAAATTTATGGCATTGGTTTTGGTTACGCAAGCCGCATTAAGCTTTACCGTATGCTTATAAAACAAGTGATATTTGTAGGCAGTGCTGAGCTTGTATCTGATTTAGCAGCCACAGCACTCAGCGCTGAGCTTTTAGGTAAGCTTTCGGGGCGTGCAGCACAAGGTGTTAGCGCCGGTATTTTTACAGCGCGTATTGGCTACAAAGCAATGGAGCTTAGCCGCCCACTGCCAAGGCTTGAAAACAAACGCAGCTTGTTAAAAGGCACAGTGCAAAGTATTGCCAGTAAAATTATGAGCCGTAAAAAGGGCGAGCCAACGCAATAA
- the pspA gene encoding phage shock protein PspA, translating into MGIFSRFADIVNSNINAILDKAEDPEKMVRLIIQEMEDTLVEVRSTSAKTLAEKKELVRRVDTLKAQVTDWQDKAELALSKDRDDLARSALLEKQKSAEAVAAVESELEHVESHIEKLQQEVTTLQEKLADAKARQKAIILRQRSAESRLEVKKALDSSKVDDALNRFERYETKIDGLESQIESYDLGKKSLADEIADLQKNEKIDDELAELKKKLADK; encoded by the coding sequence ATGGGAATTTTTTCACGTTTTGCAGACATTGTTAATTCTAATATCAATGCCATTTTAGATAAAGCAGAAGACCCAGAAAAAATGGTTCGTCTTATTATCCAAGAGATGGAAGACACATTAGTAGAGGTACGCTCTACGTCAGCTAAAACACTTGCTGAGAAAAAAGAATTAGTACGTCGTGTAGATACATTAAAAGCACAAGTAACCGATTGGCAAGACAAAGCCGAGCTTGCACTTAGTAAAGACCGTGACGATTTAGCGCGCTCAGCACTACTTGAAAAGCAAAAATCGGCAGAAGCGGTTGCAGCAGTAGAAAGCGAGCTTGAGCATGTAGAGTCTCATATTGAGAAGCTTCAGCAAGAAGTCACCACGCTACAAGAAAAGCTAGCCGATGCTAAAGCACGTCAAAAGGCAATTATTTTACGTCAACGCTCGGCTGAGTCGCGCCTTGAAGTGAAAAAAGCACTTGATAGCTCTAAAGTAGACGATGCACTTAATCGTTTTGAGCGCTACGAAACTAAAATTGATGGACTAGAATCTCAAATAGAGTCTTACGATTTAGGTAAAAAGTCGCTTGCTGACGAAATTGCAGACTTGCAAAAAAATGAAAAGATAGATGATGAGTTAGCCGAACTTAAAAAGAAGCTAGCTGATAAATAA
- the glnD gene encoding [protein-PII] uridylyltransferase produces MALPNKVKKLLSDAEQLSDYRDCSSYFYKWLHNEFSKQPVGNLINARAEFIDRLLIKLFHVYDLAHEPDLALIAVGGYGRGELHPYSDIDFLLLVTQQPSEAVCEKIGQFVTMLWDLNLEIGHSVHTIEQAIEKKRGDVTFATSLLESRLIFGNHIEFEKLKTHIIETPVWRSGEFFVAKVQEQNLRHKKCHGTAYNLEPNIKENPGGLRDLQTIIWVAKKHFRAETLQELINHGYLTHEEFQELSECLENLWNIRFALHLAAGRSENRLLFDHQPNAAEILGFGSDGKASVERMMKRLFRIMSRVRELNQMLLSYFEESIMPESSEAAVIELDKDFERIGHQIRVKNPSVFFRRDQLFVLFEHIADNPEITHIYPSTIRTIRQVRRRLLGDLQDYAACREAFMRIVKHPNGMGRAFTLMHKHGMLAAYLPQWRNIFGQMQFDLFHAYTVDEHTHKLINNIYQYFDKTKISEFPLCSEIVTRMDKPELLYLAGIFHDIAKGRGGDHSELGSVDAIAFSKLHGFPSSDGKLISWLVGNHLLMSVTAQRKDINDPGVIKDFASRVKTERQLDYLYCLTVADIRATNDNLWNDWKSTLLRELYLHTQRALRLGLENPMDQRDQIRDKKHQAKQRLLNLGYVEDQIDLIWSRFKANYFTAFSEQQISWQTEHLLKCSDLSQPSVIVSDKAMHGGTQVFAYSPYSGPLFARLVSVIGSKKAQIQHAQVLTTKDGYALFNFVILEVSGDPIASSRAQSIKRGLEQALNEPRKKIRFKKNRSQRFKDFNIKPKIVLRPHARKDRSLIEIQAVDIPGLLTKIAEVFQAHLLHIHAARITTVGERAEDFFVVSNNEYQALTDEEQAKIHQALRKKFNAETE; encoded by the coding sequence GTGGCATTACCCAACAAAGTAAAAAAGTTGCTTAGCGATGCTGAGCAACTAAGTGATTATCGCGATTGTTCTAGCTATTTTTATAAATGGCTACATAACGAATTTTCAAAGCAACCAGTTGGTAATTTAATTAATGCCCGGGCTGAGTTTATAGACCGCCTGCTAATTAAACTGTTTCATGTTTACGATTTAGCACACGAACCCGACTTAGCACTTATTGCCGTAGGCGGCTATGGGCGTGGCGAGCTGCATCCCTACTCCGACATCGACTTTTTGTTATTGGTTACCCAGCAACCAAGTGAAGCGGTATGTGAAAAAATAGGCCAGTTTGTTACTATGCTTTGGGACCTTAACCTAGAAATAGGTCACAGCGTTCACACCATAGAGCAAGCCATTGAGAAAAAGCGCGGCGATGTTACCTTTGCCACCAGCTTACTCGAAAGCCGCCTAATTTTTGGTAATCACATTGAGTTTGAAAAGCTTAAAACCCACATCATAGAAACCCCAGTTTGGCGCTCTGGTGAATTTTTTGTTGCTAAAGTACAAGAGCAAAACTTACGCCATAAAAAATGCCATGGCACAGCGTATAACCTTGAGCCTAACATTAAAGAAAACCCAGGCGGGCTTCGCGATTTACAAACCATTATTTGGGTTGCAAAAAAGCACTTTAGAGCCGAAACACTTCAAGAGCTTATAAATCATGGCTACTTAACCCATGAAGAGTTTCAGGAGCTTTCTGAGTGCCTAGAAAACCTTTGGAATATTCGCTTTGCACTGCATTTAGCCGCTGGGCGCTCCGAAAACCGTTTATTGTTTGACCATCAACCAAATGCCGCCGAAATACTCGGCTTTGGTAGCGATGGCAAAGCATCGGTAGAGCGCATGATGAAACGCTTATTTAGAATAATGAGCCGCGTACGTGAGCTAAACCAAATGCTACTTTCTTACTTTGAAGAAAGTATTATGCCAGAAAGCAGCGAAGCCGCCGTTATTGAGCTCGATAAAGACTTTGAACGCATTGGGCATCAAATTAGGGTTAAAAATCCGTCGGTATTTTTTAGACGCGATCAGCTGTTTGTTTTGTTTGAACACATTGCCGACAATCCTGAAATCACTCATATTTACCCAAGTACTATTCGTACAATTAGGCAAGTGCGTAGGCGCCTACTAGGTGACTTGCAAGACTATGCAGCCTGCCGTGAAGCCTTTATGCGTATTGTAAAACACCCTAATGGTATGGGGCGCGCGTTTACACTTATGCACAAACACGGCATGTTAGCAGCGTATTTACCGCAGTGGCGTAATATATTTGGGCAAATGCAATTTGATTTATTTCATGCCTACACCGTTGATGAGCACACCCACAAATTAATTAATAATATTTATCAATATTTTGATAAAACTAAAATTAGCGAGTTTCCGCTTTGTAGTGAAATAGTAACGCGCATGGATAAACCTGAGCTGCTTTATTTAGCCGGTATTTTTCATGACATTGCTAAAGGCCGTGGCGGCGATCACTCAGAGCTTGGCTCGGTTGATGCTATTGCATTTTCTAAGTTACATGGCTTCCCATCATCGGATGGAAAACTTATATCGTGGTTAGTTGGTAACCATTTACTTATGTCGGTTACCGCGCAGCGTAAAGACATAAACGACCCAGGTGTAATTAAAGACTTTGCATCGCGGGTAAAAACGGAGCGCCAGCTCGACTACCTTTATTGTTTAACCGTTGCCGATATTCGTGCAACCAACGACAACCTATGGAACGACTGGAAAAGCACCCTACTGCGCGAGTTATACCTTCATACCCAACGTGCACTGCGCTTAGGGCTTGAAAACCCAATGGATCAACGCGACCAAATTCGCGATAAAAAACACCAAGCTAAACAGCGCCTACTTAATTTAGGCTATGTAGAAGATCAAATTGACTTAATTTGGAGTCGCTTTAAAGCCAATTACTTTACTGCCTTTAGCGAGCAACAAATATCATGGCAAACCGAGCACTTATTAAAATGCAGTGACTTAAGTCAGCCAAGCGTTATTGTTTCTGATAAAGCAATGCACGGTGGCACGCAGGTGTTTGCTTATAGCCCTTACTCTGGGCCACTGTTTGCACGCCTAGTAAGTGTAATTGGTTCTAAAAAAGCGCAAATACAACACGCGCAAGTACTTACAACTAAAGACGGCTACGCCCTATTTAATTTTGTAATACTTGAAGTAAGCGGCGACCCAATTGCAAGTAGCCGTGCACAGTCAATTAAACGCGGGCTTGAGCAAGCACTTAACGAGCCGCGTAAAAAAATACGTTTTAAAAAGAATCGCTCACAACGATTTAAAGACTTTAATATTAAACCTAAAATTGTACTGCGCCCACACGCACGCAAAGATCGCAGCCTAATAGAAATTCAAGCTGTAGATATACCCGGTTTACTTACAAAAATTGCCGAAGTTTTCCAAGCGCATTTATTACACATTCACGCTGCCCGCATCACAACGGTAGGTGAACGTGCCGAGGATTTCTTTGTCGTATCAAATAACGAATATCAAGCGCTGACTGATGAAGAGCAAGCCAAAATTCATCAGGCATTACGTAAAAAATTCAACGCCGAAACAGAATAA
- a CDS encoding YcjX family protein: protein MSSTSFAKKTFKSIKGSAQKALHRSLDQHVKLAVTGLSGSGKTAFITALVKHLTTQSDDKNLPFFDVMREHRHIATKVVPQEALKVPTFDYPRALNALLPSDGEPTWPASTERINTLRLAIKYQSASGLRGHFSPQSTLYLDIIDYPGEWLLDLPMLEQSYSQWCEQQYPLLLQHPRVNTSTEFLNALEQLDLNASVDEGLLAHIAALYQSMLVGLKKDTKLAMLQPGRMLMPGDLQGAPLLLFFPVSAQHIKSDEVVPGSNLAHLIKRFNAYVKEVVKPFYNEHFKHFDRQIVLVDVLSALNEGHETLQEQSSVINQLLAHFNYGESGFFKRLFKPNIDKILFAANKSDHISAKHHKDLALLLDSLVHEQSNHLKFDGVQIETMAMSSITATQPRQVADKGQTLDCIYGKPLNEQDWLTYLPPQPPNRMLNKNEWPAQGFEFLSFAPMPNPDKQLKHIRLDHVMQYLLGDKLS, encoded by the coding sequence ATGAGTAGCACTTCATTTGCCAAAAAAACCTTTAAAAGCATTAAAGGTTCAGCCCAAAAAGCCCTTCATCGTAGTTTAGATCAACACGTAAAATTAGCCGTAACGGGTTTAAGTGGTAGTGGTAAAACGGCGTTTATTACCGCGCTTGTTAAACACTTAACCACACAAAGTGATGATAAAAACTTACCGTTTTTTGATGTAATGCGAGAGCACCGACACATAGCCACTAAAGTTGTGCCGCAAGAGGCGTTAAAGGTGCCTACGTTTGACTACCCACGAGCACTTAATGCATTACTCCCAAGCGATGGGGAGCCTACATGGCCTGCATCAACCGAGCGTATTAACACCTTGCGTTTGGCTATTAAATACCAAAGTGCCTCAGGGTTACGTGGGCATTTTTCACCGCAATCTACGTTGTATTTAGATATTATTGACTACCCAGGTGAATGGCTACTTGATTTACCTATGCTTGAGCAAAGCTATAGCCAGTGGTGCGAGCAGCAGTACCCGTTGTTATTACAGCACCCACGAGTAAACACCTCTACTGAATTTTTAAACGCGCTTGAGCAGCTTGATTTAAATGCCTCCGTAGATGAAGGATTACTTGCACACATTGCAGCGCTTTATCAAAGTATGCTGGTGGGCCTTAAAAAAGACACTAAGCTTGCCATGTTACAACCTGGGCGAATGCTTATGCCTGGCGACTTACAAGGTGCGCCGCTGTTATTGTTTTTTCCGGTAAGCGCACAGCATATAAAAAGCGATGAAGTGGTGCCTGGCTCTAACTTAGCGCATTTAATTAAGCGTTTTAACGCCTATGTAAAAGAAGTGGTTAAGCCATTTTATAATGAGCACTTTAAACATTTTGATCGTCAAATTGTGTTAGTAGATGTGTTAAGTGCCTTAAACGAGGGCCACGAAACACTCCAAGAGCAAAGTAGTGTAATAAACCAATTGCTCGCACACTTTAATTACGGCGAGTCGGGATTTTTTAAGCGCTTATTTAAACCCAACATAGATAAAATACTGTTTGCTGCCAATAAGTCAGATCACATAAGTGCCAAGCACCACAAAGACTTAGCACTACTGCTTGATTCGCTAGTGCATGAGCAAAGTAATCACTTAAAGTTTGATGGCGTACAAATAGAAACCATGGCTATGTCGTCAATTACAGCCACGCAGCCGCGCCAAGTTGCCGATAAAGGCCAAACGTTAGATTGCATTTATGGCAAACCACTCAATGAGCAAGACTGGCTAACCTATTTACCGCCACAGCCACCTAACCGCATGCTTAATAAAAATGAGTGGCCAGCGCAGGGGTTTGAGTTTTTGTCGTTTGCGCCTATGCCAAACCCCGACAAGCAACTTAAACATATTCGCCTTGATCATGTGATGCAGTACCTGTTAGGAGACAAATTATCATGA
- the pspC gene encoding envelope stress response membrane protein PspC: protein MSAKRELLRDPQRGKIAGVCAGLSDYFNMELWLVRIIFVSAVLLTGGPLFVVAYIAAWFILDKKDPTTTHTSSATKTDDPLEVKFKVWQKGEPPRRALQDLKERLARVDTRLQDMERYVTSSEFTVSREINKL from the coding sequence ATGAGTGCCAAACGCGAATTATTAAGAGACCCACAACGCGGTAAAATAGCCGGTGTATGTGCGGGATTAAGTGACTACTTTAATATGGAGTTATGGTTAGTTCGCATTATATTTGTTAGTGCGGTATTGCTAACGGGTGGCCCATTATTTGTGGTAGCGTATATTGCAGCGTGGTTTATTTTAGATAAAAAAGACCCCACAACTACACATACAAGCAGCGCAACTAAAACTGACGATCCGCTAGAAGTAAAATTTAAAGTATGGCAAAAAGGCGAGCCTCCGCGCCGCGCATTGCAAGACTTAAAAGAGCGTTTAGCACGAGTAGATACACGCCTTCAAGATATGGAGCGTTATGTTACTTCAAGCGAGTTTACGGTTAGCCGTGAAATCAACAAACTTTAA
- the phhA gene encoding phenylalanine 4-monooxygenase produces MAKASKYTSKTPDENGVIHWSEEENKIWSELVARQLACIEGKACYEYMEGLKKINLPHDRIPQLSELNEVLLASTGWQVAPVPALIDFDEFFRLLANKQFPVATFIRSREEFDYLQEPDIFHEIFGHCAMLTNPDFAEFTHKYGQLGYAAQKKDRVYLARMYWFTVEFGLMQTENGLRIYGGGILSSPGETQYVYSDTPEITPMSVIDVLRTPYRIDIMQPQYYTINSIHDLFDISQMDIMTLVEQAKALGLHDPKFPPKEKLAS; encoded by the coding sequence ATGGCTAAAGCAAGTAAATACACCTCTAAAACACCAGACGAAAATGGTGTTATACACTGGAGCGAAGAAGAAAATAAAATTTGGTCTGAGCTTGTAGCACGCCAACTTGCGTGCATTGAAGGCAAGGCCTGCTATGAGTACATGGAGGGGCTTAAAAAAATAAACCTACCACACGATCGTATTCCGCAGTTAAGCGAGCTTAACGAAGTGCTTCTTGCCTCCACTGGTTGGCAAGTAGCGCCTGTACCTGCGCTTATTGATTTTGATGAGTTTTTTAGGTTGTTGGCAAACAAACAATTTCCGGTAGCCACGTTTATTCGCAGCCGTGAAGAGTTTGACTACCTTCAAGAACCTGACATTTTCCATGAAATATTTGGCCACTGCGCCATGCTAACCAACCCTGACTTTGCCGAATTCACTCACAAATATGGCCAGTTAGGTTACGCAGCACAGAAAAAAGATCGCGTGTACCTTGCACGTATGTATTGGTTTACGGTTGAGTTTGGTTTAATGCAAACCGAAAACGGCCTGCGTATCTACGGCGGCGGTATTTTATCAAGCCCGGGTGAAACGCAATACGTTTATTCAGACACACCAGAAATAACGCCTATGAGCGTAATTGATGTGCTGCGTACCCCGTACCGTATTGATATTATGCAACCACAGTACTACACCATTAATTCGATTCATGATCTGTTTGATATATCGCAAATGGATATTATGACTTTGGTTGAGCAAGCTAAAGCGCTTGGCTTGCACGACCCAAAATTTCCACCAAAAGAAAAATTAGCCAGTTAA